A DNA window from Desulfurobacterium atlanticum contains the following coding sequences:
- a CDS encoding sensor histidine kinase, whose translation MVISSVISIFLLGVSGYLYYKVREAERVKTSLKNLLSLHTDLSWSEILRVIDKELKERQYKDNIHLLSQALNLLNEGLVIMTPAGKVIYTNRFARELLDIDKESYKGKYFYQAISDLDVISFINENFHKDYNVWESKKIKNRYVQLVFASDINEKVLLLRDLTQIKKYENLKKDFIANVSHELKTPVATLKVLMETLEDECDENETAKEFIKKAQDRIKYMEQLIQDLITLTMLETSKGILFENKSINLSNLLSRIVEETSVIAKRKNVTVVLDVPEKLEVKGDERLFYFIFKNLIDNAIKYNHEGGKVEIKYSTLPKEQVISVCDTGPGIPKSHLPFIFERFYRVDKSRSRKLGGTGLGLSIVKLAVEKLNGKVDVESEVGKGTCFKVYLPYT comes from the coding sequence ATGGTTATATCTTCGGTTATTTCTATTTTTCTTCTTGGAGTTTCAGGTTATCTGTACTATAAAGTAAGAGAAGCAGAGAGGGTGAAAACTTCCTTGAAAAATCTTTTATCCCTTCATACCGACCTTTCCTGGAGTGAGATTTTAAGGGTTATTGATAAAGAGTTGAAGGAAAGGCAGTATAAAGACAACATTCATCTTCTTTCTCAGGCCTTGAACCTTCTAAATGAAGGACTGGTTATTATGACTCCTGCAGGAAAGGTTATCTATACCAACAGGTTTGCGAGAGAACTTCTTGATATAGATAAAGAGAGCTATAAAGGCAAATATTTTTATCAGGCGATAAGTGATCTTGATGTGATATCGTTTATAAATGAGAACTTCCATAAAGATTACAATGTCTGGGAAAGTAAGAAGATAAAAAACCGTTATGTTCAACTCGTTTTTGCTTCCGATATTAATGAAAAGGTTTTGCTTTTAAGGGATTTAACACAGATTAAAAAGTATGAGAATTTAAAGAAAGACTTTATAGCCAACGTTTCCCACGAACTCAAGACACCTGTTGCGACTTTGAAGGTTTTAATGGAAACTCTTGAGGATGAATGTGATGAAAATGAAACTGCAAAAGAGTTTATAAAGAAAGCTCAGGATAGAATAAAGTATATGGAACAGTTAATTCAGGATCTTATAACTCTTACTATGCTTGAAACGAGTAAGGGAATCCTTTTTGAGAACAAAAGCATAAATCTTTCCAACCTTTTATCCAGAATAGTTGAAGAGACTTCTGTTATAGCGAAACGTAAAAATGTAACTGTCGTCCTTGACGTTCCTGAAAAACTTGAGGTGAAAGGTGATGAGAGGCTTTTCTACTTTATTTTTAAAAATCTTATAGATAATGCTATTAAGTATAACCATGAAGGTGGTAAGGTTGAGATAAAATATTCAACCCTTCCAAAGGAACAGGTGATTTCGGTGTGCGATACAGGTCCCGGAATTCCTAAGTCCCATCTTCCGTTTATCTTTGAGAGATTTTATAGAGTTGATAAATCTCGGTCAAGAAAACTTGGCGGGACAGGACTTGGTCTTTCAATAGTGAAGCTTGCTGTTGAAAAACTAAACGGAAAAGTTGATGTTGAAAGTGAAGTTGGAAAAGGAACCTGTTTCAAAGTTTACCTTCCATACACTTAA
- a CDS encoding CvpA family protein yields the protein MTLTPLNVLDAMIILILGWNFIRGFKKGAVEEIFSLIGVIVSLFVAVKFSHAVASKLIKNPEAPVIIFTGFVIYGVLFIVFKYIGFLLNEFFNRGFLGLVNNILGFILGILRGVVLSSIFVLFIGATMPDSGLIRNSYLGGFLVPVVDMIVSHLPEKAKEKVIKNWKISREFLVKNRQSWKVKGEKISPRKS from the coding sequence ATGACACTTACACCGCTTAATGTTCTTGATGCTATGATAATTCTGATTCTTGGCTGGAATTTTATAAGAGGATTTAAAAAAGGAGCTGTGGAGGAGATTTTTTCCCTTATAGGTGTAATTGTTAGTCTGTTTGTGGCTGTTAAATTTTCCCATGCTGTTGCTTCAAAATTGATAAAAAATCCGGAAGCTCCTGTTATTATCTTCACCGGTTTTGTTATCTATGGGGTTCTTTTTATTGTATTTAAGTATATAGGATTTCTTCTAAATGAATTTTTCAATAGGGGCTTTTTGGGTCTGGTTAATAACATTTTAGGATTTATCCTTGGTATATTGAGGGGAGTGGTGCTCTCATCTATTTTCGTTCTGTTTATTGGAGCTACAATGCCAGATAGCGGTTTGATAAGAAATAGTTATCTTGGCGGATTTTTAGTTCCCGTTGTTGATATGATCGTATCTCACCTGCCGGAGAAAGCAAAGGAGAAAGTTATTAAAAACTGGAAAATATCAAGAGAATTTCTGGTTAAAAATAGACAGAGCTGGAAAGTTAAGGGGGAGAAAATATCTCCCCGTAAAAGTTAA
- the bamA gene encoding outer membrane protein assembly factor BamA yields the protein MKKFIFIVLLLLSTCGVSFSQTNSTEITLAPVIKEIKIEGNTYLPKETILYKISVKPGQHLNPEKVAEDIRSIYYLGFYKTIKVVAEETPEGLVLKYILYEKPKVEAVEFKGNEEISTKTIKEKIGFDEGNFTGKVLDYGKLEDLRSKIEKLYKSKGYLNVKVKFEVEKIAPKKVNVVYQIEEGKKAYVCRVVVKGNKALKEDEIKDMILTKEPSIWRLRFHPELVEENLEKDVRRIEKLYKSKGYIEIEVGKPQVKQLKNCYEVVYTIKHEGPQYKIGTVNVSGNRIITRKKLLSLVPDLTTGKPYNPELLTAFVVKASREYGKYGFIFVNIQSDTKIDRKKHTVDITFLIHEGNRAKIRRINIKGNFDSRDRTVRRELDIYETGIFKTDSLERSIRRLYNTGYYDEVNVKPKIVGKDLLDVDIDLKERLTGMFSIGLGYSSVTNLTAMISLRKGNLFGTGDTISVSGQFGSKVAYYDVAYSHKWWLDRPQTLSFRVFNHKNEYTTYTSLKKGFSINLSRRLGKDWNVGVGYTISRTTISDIDPNATSIITEEEGTSTVAYISSRAILDLRDNRFLPHRGFMFAIADKIAGKAFGGDDNFYTVVVDISKHIYLDDFSEKHKIPVVLSGHLKIGYAGTYGDTENVPIDYRFYVGGDTTVRGFRWGEAGPVDENGDPIGANRELVANFEVGYDISRNLRFIGFFDIGAGWWNEIDLSTLRKAAGFGMRVLTPVGPIRLDIGYKLDKKPGETASEWHFGLGTYF from the coding sequence TTGAAAAAGTTTATATTTATTGTTCTGCTTCTGCTGTCAACCTGTGGAGTTTCATTTTCCCAGACAAACAGTACAGAAATAACACTTGCTCCAGTGATAAAGGAGATAAAGATAGAGGGGAATACCTATCTTCCGAAAGAGACGATACTTTATAAGATTTCTGTTAAGCCCGGTCAACATTTGAATCCGGAAAAGGTAGCAGAAGATATAAGGAGTATCTATTATCTTGGATTTTATAAAACAATTAAAGTTGTTGCTGAAGAAACTCCCGAAGGACTTGTTTTAAAATACATTCTTTATGAAAAGCCAAAAGTTGAAGCAGTTGAATTTAAAGGTAATGAGGAGATATCCACAAAAACCATTAAGGAAAAAATAGGGTTTGATGAAGGTAACTTTACCGGTAAGGTTCTTGATTATGGGAAGCTTGAAGACCTGAGGTCAAAGATAGAGAAACTTTATAAGAGCAAGGGTTACTTGAATGTTAAGGTTAAGTTTGAAGTTGAGAAGATTGCTCCCAAGAAGGTGAATGTTGTTTACCAGATAGAAGAAGGTAAAAAGGCTTATGTGTGTAGAGTAGTTGTAAAAGGAAATAAAGCTTTAAAAGAGGATGAGATTAAAGATATGATTCTTACTAAAGAACCTTCAATCTGGCGGTTGAGATTCCATCCAGAACTTGTTGAGGAGAATCTTGAAAAGGATGTTAGAAGAATAGAGAAGCTTTATAAAAGCAAAGGATACATTGAGATAGAGGTTGGTAAGCCTCAGGTAAAACAGCTTAAAAACTGCTATGAGGTGGTTTATACGATCAAGCATGAAGGACCTCAGTATAAGATCGGAACTGTTAATGTCTCAGGCAACAGGATAATAACCAGGAAGAAACTTCTTTCTCTTGTGCCGGATTTAACAACCGGAAAACCTTATAACCCCGAACTTTTAACAGCTTTTGTTGTAAAGGCTTCAAGAGAATACGGAAAATACGGGTTTATATTCGTAAATATTCAGTCCGATACAAAGATAGACAGAAAAAAACACACTGTTGATATAACTTTCCTGATCCATGAGGGGAATAGGGCAAAAATAAGACGCATAAACATAAAAGGTAATTTTGATAGCAGGGATAGAACTGTTAGAAGAGAACTTGATATCTATGAAACGGGAATTTTTAAGACCGATTCTCTTGAACGTTCAATAAGAAGGCTTTACAACACAGGATACTACGATGAGGTTAATGTGAAGCCGAAAATAGTTGGGAAAGATCTTCTTGATGTTGATATAGACCTTAAAGAGCGTCTTACTGGAATGTTTTCTATAGGTCTTGGTTACAGCTCTGTTACCAACTTAACGGCGATGATTTCTTTAAGGAAAGGAAATCTTTTCGGTACTGGAGATACTATTTCGGTTTCCGGACAGTTTGGTTCAAAGGTTGCTTATTATGATGTGGCTTACAGTCATAAATGGTGGCTTGACAGACCTCAGACTTTAAGTTTTAGAGTTTTTAACCATAAAAACGAATATACAACCTATACAAGTCTTAAAAAAGGGTTCTCTATTAATCTTTCAAGAAGGCTTGGGAAAGACTGGAATGTTGGAGTCGGGTACACTATTTCAAGAACCACAATAAGCGATATAGATCCCAACGCTACCTCTATCATTACTGAGGAAGAGGGAACATCCACTGTTGCCTATATCTCTTCAAGGGCGATTCTTGACTTGAGGGATAACAGGTTCCTTCCCCACAGAGGTTTTATGTTTGCAATAGCTGACAAGATTGCAGGTAAAGCTTTTGGTGGCGATGATAATTTCTACACGGTTGTTGTTGATATTTCAAAGCATATCTATCTTGATGACTTTTCAGAAAAGCACAAGATTCCTGTTGTTCTCTCCGGGCACTTGAAAATTGGATATGCCGGAACTTACGGAGATACTGAAAATGTTCCAATAGATTACAGGTTTTACGTGGGTGGAGATACAACTGTTAGAGGCTTTAGATGGGGAGAAGCCGGTCCGGTAGATGAAAACGGTGATCCGATAGGTGCAAATAGGGAGCTTGTTGCTAACTTTGAAGTGGGGTATGATATTTCAAGAAATTTAAGATTTATAGGTTTCTTTGATATAGGTGCTGGTTGGTGGAATGAGATCGATCTTTCCACTTTAAGAAAGGCTGCAGGTTTTGGTATGAGAGTTTTAACCCCTGTTGGTCCTATAAGGCTTGATATAGGATATAAACTTGATAAGAAGCCTGGTGAAACAGCGTCAGAGTGGCACTTCGGTCTTGGAACTTACTTTTAA
- a CDS encoding STT3 domain-containing protein codes for MNKLTGVKLLRTVFLILIPIVMGLFIRFDDLSIWNKNKNRFYYNDRPLFTSYDAFYFARWGLDYMEGKYKAGEMDPLRFVPDNYIREKLTKEEREKLKAGRVTYPSPIPMESFLGAVFAKFGHTYIENVALWLTPVLAVLFVIPLILYFSEIGAPVAGFSGAIFGVTALMYLARTTIVRFDTDSLNLFFPFMVAYLFYKTISEKEIKKKYIFAALSGIFMWMFNWWYAHPDLVLIMFIVFVAGVFINYRKFDKENLKLIGVVALFSNPLILFHGLKVFWGRFSAYVINFTNPATQTGFPNIFQSISEAQRASLKLIAATTTGNIILFWIGFILIFVLFARKGKKLLFLIPIFLLGLMVFKSGNRFAMYLAPFVGAGIGYLFDIGMEYYGKLQNKEMKTFKETGTIFSAVIISLIVFISQSQAFKFVATPKITPALERDFIKLKKITPENAWIWTWWDYGTAIQYLGRRAVYHDGQSQFSPKTYFVATTFSNNSPEKAYNTIVGISSVGITFLDKWIKEDGLTPEKIRENFFNGKYNKPITHPVYWIFTEDEIGKFTWINYFGTWDFKLKRGIKKRIIPVGVCEIASRRINCSGGISVDTEKGILKANRLIPLNSIAVRTKNKLKEKIYNVESNLHFETVTTSNGNFLGFIMDDQPYYSMFNQMYILRKFDPKFFELTYDNFPTMVVYKVKEAKQK; via the coding sequence ATGAATAAGCTAACAGGCGTAAAACTTCTAAGAACAGTTTTTTTAATCCTCATTCCGATAGTAATGGGACTTTTCATAAGATTTGATGACCTCTCTATCTGGAACAAGAACAAAAACAGATTTTACTATAACGATAGACCTTTATTTACAAGCTACGACGCTTTTTACTTTGCAAGGTGGGGACTTGACTACATGGAAGGCAAGTATAAAGCCGGAGAAATGGATCCTTTAAGATTTGTTCCTGATAACTACATAAGAGAAAAACTTACAAAAGAGGAAAGGGAGAAGCTTAAAGCAGGAAGAGTAACGTATCCATCCCCCATACCCATGGAAAGTTTCCTCGGAGCGGTTTTCGCTAAATTTGGCCATACTTATATAGAAAACGTAGCACTCTGGCTAACTCCGGTTTTAGCAGTACTTTTTGTAATTCCATTAATTTTATACTTCTCAGAGATCGGAGCACCTGTTGCGGGATTTTCAGGAGCAATATTTGGCGTTACTGCATTGATGTACCTTGCAAGAACAACGATAGTAAGATTTGATACAGATTCTTTAAATTTATTTTTCCCGTTTATGGTAGCTTACCTATTTTATAAAACCATCTCTGAGAAAGAGATAAAGAAAAAGTACATTTTTGCTGCACTTTCTGGCATTTTTATGTGGATGTTCAACTGGTGGTATGCCCATCCAGACCTTGTTCTAATAATGTTTATAGTTTTTGTAGCAGGGGTTTTCATAAATTACAGAAAATTTGATAAAGAAAACCTGAAACTTATAGGCGTTGTTGCACTGTTTTCAAATCCGCTTATATTATTTCATGGATTGAAAGTTTTCTGGGGAAGATTTTCAGCATACGTAATAAACTTTACCAATCCTGCGACACAAACAGGATTTCCCAATATATTCCAGTCCATAAGTGAAGCACAAAGAGCATCCCTCAAGCTTATAGCTGCAACAACAACAGGAAATATCATTCTTTTCTGGATAGGTTTTATCCTGATATTTGTTCTTTTTGCACGAAAAGGAAAAAAACTTCTCTTTTTAATCCCAATATTCCTTCTTGGCTTAATGGTATTTAAAAGCGGTAACCGTTTCGCAATGTATCTTGCACCATTTGTGGGAGCTGGAATCGGATACCTTTTTGACATAGGAATGGAATACTACGGAAAATTACAGAACAAAGAAATGAAAACATTTAAAGAAACTGGAACCATTTTCTCTGCAGTTATCATCTCTTTAATAGTATTTATATCCCAATCTCAGGCTTTCAAATTTGTTGCAACACCCAAAATAACTCCCGCCCTTGAGAGAGACTTCATTAAACTAAAAAAGATTACACCAGAAAACGCATGGATATGGACATGGTGGGATTACGGAACAGCCATTCAGTATCTTGGAAGAAGAGCAGTTTACCACGACGGACAGTCTCAGTTCTCTCCAAAAACATACTTTGTTGCAACAACATTTTCAAACAACTCTCCTGAAAAAGCTTACAACACAATAGTCGGAATCTCCTCTGTGGGTATAACGTTTCTGGATAAGTGGATAAAAGAGGATGGATTAACCCCCGAAAAAATAAGGGAAAATTTCTTTAATGGAAAATACAACAAACCAATTACACATCCTGTTTACTGGATATTTACAGAGGATGAAATAGGGAAGTTCACATGGATAAACTACTTCGGAACGTGGGATTTTAAGCTTAAAAGGGGAATTAAAAAAAGAATTATTCCTGTGGGAGTCTGTGAAATCGCAAGCAGAAGAATAAACTGCAGCGGCGGAATTTCCGTTGATACAGAAAAGGGTATATTGAAAGCAAACAGATTAATACCTTTAAATTCTATAGCTGTAAGGACAAAAAATAAACTTAAAGAAAAGATATACAACGTTGAAAGCAACCTTCACTTTGAAACTGTTACAACATCAAACGGAAATTTCCTTGGCTTTATCATGGACGACCAGCCATATTACTCAATGTTTAACCAGATGTATATTTTGAGAAAATTTGATCCAAAATTCTTCGAACTTACCTACGACAACTTCCCGACAATGGT
- a CDS encoding OmpH family outer membrane protein — translation MRKFLAAATCAVVFSLGFVNTVRAENFAVYYIDMQKIINESPQGKKAKQELESKIKAAESKLKKLADEINALKKELSSPLFNDSTKKKKENELQMKIMEFRQLKQESEQMVAELQKKLTAKIVEDVFKVVAKYRKEHHLPMVVERNEGGIIAADPKYDITDKILKVFSKQGK, via the coding sequence ATGAGAAAGTTTTTAGCTGCGGCAACGTGTGCGGTAGTTTTCTCTTTAGGTTTTGTAAATACGGTGAGAGCTGAAAATTTTGCAGTGTATTACATAGATATGCAGAAGATAATTAATGAGTCTCCTCAAGGGAAAAAAGCCAAGCAGGAGCTTGAATCCAAGATAAAAGCTGCAGAGTCAAAGCTTAAAAAACTTGCTGATGAGATAAACGCTTTGAAAAAAGAACTTTCCTCTCCTCTTTTCAATGACAGTACAAAGAAAAAGAAAGAGAATGAACTTCAGATGAAGATAATGGAGTTCAGACAGCTCAAGCAGGAAAGTGAGCAGATGGTTGCAGAGCTTCAAAAGAAGCTTACTGCAAAGATAGTGGAAGATGTTTTTAAAGTTGTTGCAAAGTATAGAAAGGAGCATCATCTTCCCATGGTTGTTGAAAGAAATGAGGGAGGAATTATAGCCGCAGATCCCAAGTATGATATTACAGATAAAATTCTTAAAGTGTTTAGTAAGCAGGGTAAGTAG
- a CDS encoding CDP-alcohol phosphatidyltransferase family protein: MVNIPNVITIIRAVLVPVFITALHYKNFKIALIVFLVAAVSDAVDGFLARKLKQITMVGTIIDPLADKALIDSGFVVLSFTHKIIPAWLTILVLSRDTIIIVGGWLLTVLGKIEKIKPILLGKLTSFSQFSTIFFTLLYLNFHSFYLELFLKFLYPFTGGMTAISGISYILKGYREIENG, encoded by the coding sequence ATGGTTAATATACCAAATGTCATCACCATAATAAGAGCTGTTCTTGTTCCGGTATTTATAACCGCTCTCCACTATAAGAATTTTAAAATTGCACTTATTGTATTTCTTGTAGCAGCTGTAAGCGATGCTGTTGACGGATTCCTGGCAAGAAAACTCAAACAGATAACAATGGTTGGAACAATCATAGACCCTTTGGCAGACAAAGCCCTTATAGACTCAGGTTTTGTGGTTTTAAGTTTTACCCATAAAATCATTCCAGCATGGCTTACAATTTTAGTTCTTTCAAGAGATACAATAATTATAGTCGGCGGATGGCTTTTGACAGTCCTTGGAAAAATTGAAAAAATAAAACCGATACTTCTTGGGAAACTAACATCTTTTTCCCAGTTTTCCACAATATTTTTTACTCTCTTATATCTTAATTTTCACAGTTTCTATCTGGAACTTTTTCTTAAATTTCTGTATCCTTTTACAGGGGGAATGACAGCAATCTCCGGAATAAGCTACATCTTAAAAGGGTACAGGGAGATAGAAAATGGATAA
- the nadC gene encoding carboxylating nicotinate-nucleotide diphosphorylase, translating to MNFSKLAMDDYILSFLKEDLGYTGDISSSGLNGKIITVYVEAKEEFILAGAPFFERVFKLLDEAISFRWFKKDGDEIAKGDVLCEIEGDERVLFSGERTGLNLLQHLSGIATNTRKFVKVLEGTKIKLLDTRKTTPGLRYFEKYATRVGGAFNHRMGLYDAVMIKDNHIKAYGGIVNAVKILKEKIPVTTMVEVEVENWQQLEDVLKVIEYVNIVMLDNWDLKEIDKAVKILRSASFDVKIEISGGITLETLKLLRNKDIDFISTSKLITAARWVDIGMEVK from the coding sequence ATGAACTTTTCAAAACTGGCGATGGATGATTATATACTATCTTTTTTGAAAGAGGACCTTGGTTATACAGGTGATATCTCTTCATCGGGTTTAAATGGAAAGATAATTACTGTTTATGTAGAAGCAAAGGAAGAGTTTATCCTTGCCGGCGCTCCGTTTTTTGAGAGAGTTTTTAAGCTACTTGATGAAGCTATTTCTTTTAGGTGGTTTAAAAAAGATGGAGATGAAATAGCAAAAGGTGATGTCTTATGTGAGATAGAGGGAGATGAGCGGGTTTTATTTTCAGGGGAAAGAACAGGGCTTAACCTTCTTCAGCACCTTTCCGGTATAGCTACAAATACAAGAAAATTTGTGAAGGTTCTTGAAGGCACAAAGATAAAGTTGCTTGATACAAGAAAAACCACACCGGGGCTTAGATATTTTGAAAAGTATGCGACCAGAGTGGGAGGTGCGTTTAATCACCGTATGGGGCTTTATGATGCTGTGATGATTAAGGACAATCACATAAAAGCTTATGGTGGGATAGTAAACGCGGTGAAGATTTTAAAAGAGAAAATTCCTGTAACCACTATGGTGGAAGTTGAAGTTGAAAACTGGCAGCAGCTTGAGGATGTTTTGAAAGTTATTGAATATGTTAATATTGTTATGCTTGATAACTGGGATTTAAAAGAGATAGATAAAGCTGTTAAAATTTTAAGGAGTGCTTCTTTTGATGTGAAAATAGAAATTTCAGGGGGAATAACGCTGGAAACATTAAAATTATTGAGAAATAAAGACATAGATTTTATTTCAACCAGTAAGTTGATAACCGCAGCAAGATGGGTTGATATAGGAATGGAGGTGAAATGA
- the gap gene encoding type I glyceraldehyde-3-phosphate dehydrogenase, with protein MGVRVAINGYGRIGRCFHRAILGDKDIEIVAINDLTDAKTLGHLLKYDSVHGKFPGTVEVNGDKLIINGKEITVYAEKDPANLPWKELNIDIVLEATGRFRDREGAGKHIEAGAKRVVISAPAKEPDATFVFGVNHKNYDPEKHFIVSNASCTTNCLAPVAKVLLEKFGIEKGFLTTVHSYTADQRLLDAPHKDLRRARAAAVSMVPTTTGAAKAVGLVIPELKGKFNGISIRVPTPDVSLIDFVCVVGKEVTVEEVNKALKEAAEGELKGVLGYTEEELVSVDYIGNRLSSIVDAKSTDVIGGNLVKIISWYDNEFGYSARLGDLIKYMASVGI; from the coding sequence ATGGGTGTAAGGGTAGCAATAAATGGATACGGAAGAATCGGAAGATGCTTTCACAGAGCAATTCTTGGAGACAAGGATATAGAAATAGTTGCAATTAACGACCTTACAGATGCCAAAACACTCGGACATCTTTTAAAGTATGACTCGGTTCACGGAAAGTTTCCAGGAACTGTTGAAGTTAACGGGGATAAACTGATAATAAACGGAAAAGAGATAACCGTTTATGCCGAAAAAGACCCTGCAAATCTTCCATGGAAAGAGCTAAACATAGACATTGTTCTTGAAGCCACAGGAAGATTTAGAGATAGAGAAGGTGCAGGAAAACACATTGAGGCCGGAGCAAAAAGGGTTGTGATTTCCGCTCCAGCAAAAGAGCCCGACGCCACATTTGTTTTTGGAGTTAACCATAAAAATTACGACCCGGAAAAGCATTTCATAGTATCCAACGCTTCCTGTACAACAAACTGCCTTGCACCTGTTGCAAAGGTGCTTCTTGAAAAATTCGGCATAGAAAAAGGATTCCTTACAACCGTTCATTCCTACACAGCAGACCAGAGACTTCTTGATGCTCCACACAAGGACTTAAGAAGAGCAAGGGCAGCTGCAGTATCAATGGTTCCAACGACAACAGGGGCGGCAAAAGCTGTAGGACTTGTAATTCCAGAGCTTAAAGGGAAATTTAACGGTATCTCAATAAGAGTGCCGACTCCCGATGTTTCACTCATAGACTTTGTTTGCGTTGTTGGAAAAGAAGTAACGGTTGAAGAGGTTAATAAAGCTCTTAAAGAAGCAGCTGAAGGAGAATTGAAAGGAGTTTTAGGTTACACAGAAGAGGAGCTTGTTTCTGTTGATTACATAGGAAACAGACTATCATCAATAGTTGATGCAAAATCAACAGATGTTATAGGCGGAAACCTTGTAAAAATAATCTCCTGGTACGACAACGAATTTGGTTATTCTGCAAGACTTGGAGATTTAATCAAGTACATGGCTTCTGTTGGAATTTAA
- a CDS encoding AI-2E family transporter has protein sequence MDNSSFIDRYFPEIFIFSSVSLLVISLFVMNSVMFPFFAAAASAYITYPLFLFTLKVVKKTRVSALLIVFFLVLIIAGTILVILPVLIKQVESFIDYLPTLLNRIDFYLSKFLGKKLFAGKFNPESIKTILSTIYQNISIDSSLSFATFAQKIFSGVFSIASIIINLVIIPILTYYFFVDWKGIKDLYLKLAPKKHRKETENLLEKVNESLAGYIRGQLLMALFVGLFFAVTLTAIGIRYSFLIAFAAGVMNMIPYVGFYTGLIPSLLLAIFDNGDLFHIVGVIVIFLSEAAIENVIYPMVMSRTTGIKPLLIFFAIFFGATYGGFLGIVIGVPVVAMILPVFDSFMKKRETE, from the coding sequence ATGGATAACAGCTCATTCATAGATAGATACTTCCCCGAAATTTTCATTTTTTCATCAGTATCTTTACTTGTAATTTCTCTATTTGTTATGAATTCTGTAATGTTTCCATTCTTTGCAGCAGCAGCAAGCGCATACATTACATATCCACTATTCCTATTTACACTAAAAGTGGTTAAAAAAACAAGAGTATCAGCACTTTTAATAGTATTTTTCCTTGTTTTAATAATTGCCGGAACAATCCTTGTAATCTTGCCGGTTCTCATAAAACAGGTGGAAAGCTTCATAGACTACCTTCCAACATTGCTAAATCGTATAGATTTTTACCTTTCAAAGTTTTTAGGAAAAAAACTTTTTGCAGGGAAATTCAATCCAGAAAGCATTAAAACAATCTTATCAACGATTTACCAAAATATAAGTATTGACAGTTCCCTATCGTTTGCAACATTTGCCCAAAAAATATTTTCAGGAGTTTTCTCTATCGCATCAATTATTATAAACCTTGTAATTATTCCAATTCTTACCTACTACTTCTTTGTTGACTGGAAAGGGATAAAAGATCTTTATCTGAAACTTGCTCCTAAAAAACACCGTAAAGAAACAGAAAATCTACTTGAAAAGGTGAATGAATCCCTTGCAGGATACATAAGAGGACAGCTTTTAATGGCGCTTTTTGTCGGACTGTTTTTCGCTGTAACCCTAACAGCAATAGGAATAAGATACAGCTTTCTTATAGCTTTCGCTGCCGGCGTAATGAACATGATTCCGTATGTTGGCTTTTACACAGGTCTTATTCCTTCTCTTCTTCTTGCAATATTTGATAATGGAGACCTTTTCCATATAGTCGGCGTTATCGTTATCTTTCTATCTGAAGCTGCCATAGAAAATGTGATATATCCAATGGTGATGAGTAGAACAACCGGTATAAAACCTTTACTTATATTTTTTGCAATATTTTTTGGAGCCACCTACGGCGGATTTTTAGGAATAGTTATAGGAGTTCCTGTTGTTGCAATGATTCTTCCTGTATTTGACAGCTTTATGAAGAAAAGGGAAACGGAATGA
- the coaE gene encoding dephospho-CoA kinase (Dephospho-CoA kinase (CoaE) performs the final step in coenzyme A biosynthesis.): MILGITGNIGAGKTTFSKFLKFYGFKIINADEIGKKLLQKGEAGYEPVVEAFGKEILDKIGEIDKRKLAGIVFSDHHKLKLLNSIIHPLIGESIRNIKDNKLPVFIEAALLVEAGWHKNVDAVITVFAYKGQRILRAAKRFGIKEVLKRERFQLPYKEKLKHTDFLICNTSSLLKLKEETEVFIKTLDKLL; this comes from the coding sequence ATGATTCTTGGAATAACAGGAAATATCGGTGCAGGAAAAACAACATTTTCAAAATTTTTAAAATTTTACGGTTTCAAAATCATCAACGCTGATGAAATAGGCAAAAAACTCCTGCAAAAAGGAGAAGCAGGGTATGAACCTGTAGTTGAAGCTTTTGGAAAAGAAATTCTTGACAAAATTGGCGAAATAGATAAGAGGAAACTTGCCGGTATAGTGTTTTCCGATCATCACAAACTAAAGCTCCTTAACTCAATCATCCATCCTTTGATAGGAGAATCTATCCGCAACATTAAAGATAACAAACTGCCGGTTTTTATTGAAGCTGCACTTCTTGTAGAAGCAGGATGGCATAAAAATGTTGATGCAGTTATAACCGTTTTTGCCTACAAAGGACAGAGAATTTTAAGAGCGGCAAAAAGATTCGGGATAAAAGAGGTTTTAAAAAGGGAAAGATTTCAACTACCTTACAAAGAAAAACTCAAACACACAGATTTTCTGATATGCAACACTTCATCTTTACTCAAACTAAAAGAGGAAACAGAAGTTTTTATTAAAACTCTGGACAAGCTGCTTTAG